Proteins found in one Lates calcarifer isolate ASB-BC8 linkage group LG8, TLL_Latcal_v3, whole genome shotgun sequence genomic segment:
- the maml1 gene encoding LOW QUALITY PROTEIN: mastermind-like protein 1 (The sequence of the model RefSeq protein was modified relative to this genomic sequence to represent the inferred CDS: inserted 2 bases in 1 codon) — protein MMADFVTPRHSAVMERLRRRIELFRQHHNSCESRYENTTLERLELDRQHTFNLHQRCLQAKAKRSNKHRQPQPSGDQAGQRAPGSGGGGGGGSGELGESGGTAAEQSRNSTLIALQETVKRKLESAGSPLGRDQVNGFSDGFPPNKKACLDNGTANGSPLDSKLGISDSLNSNGTHGSAGESTDGSGGGGEPGVDFHRKEMKQEPDDILPIMPPSGGGNNSLFPDLNLNEQEWTELMEELNCSVAYEDIQDILNDGFEDRKDPLELAPTPGGGGAVGGGGAGGGGGGQSSQGLLPPDLATVKAEFSPASAVFEQDSRTGSPHVRSTSSGPPPPPHPTSSPVASSSASSPALPPSQPAPPPPRQLQQPPPPNHLLPPGPPVSKDLSHTQQLQQLAAQQHLHRQIQHKQPQQGPKFHNPGPHAHPPAWPQMTNTSQSPLGGAFGMDKPTSPSLYPQDFNPNAQKQLLMSGQPNKGSPKAGGGGYMPGPGGHPNMMGHPASGPPLSHPPAPGAQAQAAMLNYNNTKPLSHFEAGPGPPRPPNAQNQNKAALLALLRQQQQMKQKNSMSFRQMPHTQDQNNYPAPPHGPGPANTMASAPGNNGMAAQPGTNAMAGNHGNAAAYMNNPAAVAAAVLKQQQQQQQHQQHQQQILEQQKQQYMQRQQLMAEQEKQRQQQQDQQLQRRLTRPPPQYQDQPGQPANQNPFPQQPVNQFTASSQPMGSVSSMGGPAPGSQRMFPQNQGMMGMNMGQGGGPAGSVAPPPAASQADMSLASCGGGGGGAGVDVQQVLYNNMNLHPNHPGHPPQQPGLQRQPLGPMSAAYRQNLLAQQQHLKTQPMLKQQQMAAAAAARMPASXMQNSMGANLPGSLPGSIQGPQSAAWQQQLANQPPSSNAGLTPNAFNNTPNAFHMQQPRIPKMPPGATPFGANPGGRPMGGLNPGQQMMQTNMAAAQQRAPPNPQSLGQPMANQQQTQQQQANQNQAVLPDLAAFGQPQGNGRQGLQCNQGYQVSRTANQQQQVSFGYNVASGSFAAESDLVDSLLKGQSPQEWMADLDELLASHH, from the exons ATGATGGCGGATTTTGTTACACCGCGACACAGCGCGGTGATGGAGAGGCTCCGCCGGAGGATCGAGCTCTTCCGGCAGCATCACAACAGCTGCGAGAGCCGCTACGAGAACACGACGCTGGAACGGCTGGAGCTGGATCGGCAGCACACCTTCAACCTGCACCAGCGCTGCCTGCAGGCCAAAGCCAAGCGGTCCAACAAGCACCGGCAGCCCCAGCCCAGCGGAGACCAGGCCGGCCAGAGGGCGCCGGGCAGCGGCGGCGGTGGAGGCGGCGGCAGCGGGGAGCTCGGGGAGAGCGGAGGGACCGCGGCGGAGCAGAGCCGGAACAGCACCCTGATAGCG CTGCAGGAGACGGtgaagaggaagctggagagcGCTGGTTCTCCGCTGGGCAGAGATCAGGTCAACGGTTTCAGCGATGGTTTCCCCCCGAACAAGAAGGCCTGTCTGGACAATGGCACCGCCAACGGCTCCCCGCTGGACTCCAAGCTGGGCATCAGCGACTCCCTGAACTCTAACGGGACCCACGGGTCGGCGGGGGAGTCAACGGACGGCAGTGGCGGCGGCGGGGAGCCCGGTGTGGACTTCCACCGGAAGGAGATGAAACAGGAGCCGGACGACATCCTGCCCATCATGCCGCCATCGGGCGGAGGCAACAACAGCCTGTTCCCCGACCTGAACCTGAACGAGCAGGAGTGGACGGAGCTGATGGAGGAGCTGAACTGCTCCGTCGCCTATGAGGACATCCAGGACATTCTCAACGACGGCTTCGAGGACCGCAAAGATCCTCTGGAGCTGGCGCCGACTCCAGGCGGTGGTGGGGCggtgggtggaggaggggcaggaggaggtgggggaggccAGTCATCCCAGGGGCTGCTTCCTCCAGATCTGGCCACGGTGAAGGCGGAGTTTTCCCCGGCCTCTGCAGTTTTCGAGCAGGACTCTCGCACCGGCTCCCCCCACGTCAGGTCCACCTCCTCcgggcctcctcctcctcctcaccccacCAGCTCCCCCGtcgcctcctcctccgcctcgtCTCCGGCTCTGCCCCCATCTCAGCCGGCTCCTCCTCCCCCTAGGCAGCTTCAGCAGCCTCCTCCACCCAACCACCTCCTCCCCCCGGGGCCCCCGGTCAGTAAAGACCTGTCCCACacccagcagctgcagcagctggccGCCCAGCAGCACCTCCACAGGCAGATCCAGCACAAACAGCCGCAACAGGGGCCCAAGTTTCACAACCCGGGGCCCCACGCCCACCCCCCGGCTTGGCCCCAGATGACCAACACCTCTCAGAGCCCACTAGGGGGCGCGTTTGGTATGGACAAGCCCACGAGCCCCTCCCTGTACCCGCAGGACTTCAACCCCAACGCCcagaagcagctgctgatgtcCGGTCAGCCCAACAAGGGCTCTCCCAAGGCGGGGGGTGGCGGCTACATGCCGGGGCCCGGCGGGCACCCCAACATGATGGGGCACCCGGCGTCGGGGCCTCCTCTCAGCCACCCGCCCGCCCCAGGAGCCCAGGCCCAGGCCGCCATGCTGaactacaacaacaccaaaCCTCTGTCGCACTTTGAGGCCGGGCCCGGTCCGCCGCGGCCCCCCAACGCCCAGAACCAGAACAAGGCGGCGCTGCTGGCGCTGCtccgacagcagcagcagatgaagcaGAAGAACAGCATGAGCTTCCGACAGatgccacacacacag GACCAGAACAACTACCCTGCTCCTCCGCACGGCCCGGGCCCCGCCAACACCATGGCGTCCGCGCCGGGCAACAACGGCATGGCGGCCCAGCCGGGGACGAACGCCATGGCGGGTAACCACGGCAACGCGGCGGCGTACATGAACAACccggcggcggtggcggcggcggtgctgaagcagcagcagcagcagcagcaacatcagcagcatcagcagcagatcctggagcagcagaagcagcagtacatgcagaggcagcagctcatGGCTGAACAG GAgaagcagcggcagcagcagcaggaccagCAGCTTCAGAGACGCCTGACCCGACCTCCACCACAGTACCAGGACCAGCCGGGACAGCCGGCCAATCAGAACCCTTTCCCACAGCAGCCAGTCAACCAGTTTACAG CTTCCTCTCAGCCAATGGGCAGCGTCAGCTCCATGGGAGGCCCCGCCCCCGGCTCGCAGCGTATGTTCCCTCAGAACCAAGGCATGATGGGTATGAACATGGGTCAGGGAGGCGGGCCGGCGGGCAGCGTGGCCCCTCCCCCCGCGGCGAGTCAGGCTGATATGAGTCTGGCGTCCTGCGGCGGCGGAGGAGGCGGGGCTGGCGTGGATGTCCAGCAGGTCCTCTACAACAACATGAACCTTCACCCCAACCACCCGGGCCACCCGCCGCAGCAGCCCGGCCTGCAGCGCCAGCCCCTGGGCCCCATGAGCGCCGCCTACAGGCAGAACCTGCtggctcagcagcagcacctgAAGACGCAGCCCAtgctgaagcagcagcagatggccgccgccgccgccgcccgCATGCCGGCCTC TATGCAGAACAGCATGGGGGCGAACCTGCCCGGCTCGTTGCCCGGCAGCATACAGGGCCCGCAGAGCGCCgcctggcagcagcagctcgcCAACCAGCCGCCCTCCAGTAACGCCGGCCTCACGCCCAACGCCTTCAACAACACCCCCAACGCCTTCCACATGCAGCAGCCGCGCATCCCCAAGATGCCGCCCGGCGCCACGCCGTTTGGCGCCAACCCCGGAGGTCGCCCGATGGGAGGCCTGAACCCCGGGCAGCAGATGATGCAGACAAACATGGCCGCTGCCCAGCAGAGGGCGCCGCCCAACCCGCAAAGCCTGGGCCAGCCGATGGCCAATCAGCAGCAGACTCAGCAGCAACAGGCCAATCAGAACCAGGCCGTCCTCCCCGACCTGGCGGCGTTCGGACAGCCGCAGGGCAACGGCCGCCAGGGACTGCAGTGTAACCAGGGATACCAGGTGAGCAGGACTgccaatcagcagcagcaggtgtcgTTTGGATACAACGTGGCGTCGGGGAGCTTCGCCGCAGAGAGCGACCTGGTGGACTCACTCCTAAAGGGTCAGAGCCCCCAGGAGTGGATGGCCGACCTGGACGAACTGCTCGCTAGCCATCACTAG
- the ltc4s gene encoding leukotriene C4 synthase codes for MLDEAVGLGAVTVLGVLEQAYFSLQVIYARRKYSVSPPATTGPPEFERVFRAQANCSEYFPIFITVLWTAGVFFSQGLSSVCGLLYLYGRLRYFHGYSQSAQGRLAPLYFSAQILWVLIGFSCLGVVLSFCRVYLNVDVLQELGSALGLV; via the exons ATGTTGGACGAGGCGGTCGGCCTCGGCGCCGTGACCGTGCTCGGCGTCCTGGAGCAAG ctTACTTCTCTCTCCAGGTGATTTACGCCAGGAGAAAGTACTCGGTGTCTCCGCCGGCTACGACCGGACCTCCGGAGTTTGAGAGGGTCTTCAgagctca AGCAAACTGTTCAGAGTATTTCCCGATCTTCATCACTGTCCTGTGGACGGCCGGAGTCTTCTTCAGCCAAG gtctgTCCTCAGTCTGTGGTCTGCTTTATTTATACGGACGCCTCCGGTACTTTCATGGATACTCACAGTCGGCACAGGGACG tCTGGCTCCTCTGTATTTCAGCGCTCAGATTCTCTGGGTTCTGATCGGGTTCTCGTGTCTCGGCGTCGTCCTCTCCTTCTGCCGGGTTTACCTGAACGTGGACGTTCTGCAGGAGCTCGGCTCCGCCCTCGGCCTGGTCTGA